In Pseudomonas nunensis, a single window of DNA contains:
- the rplQ gene encoding 50S ribosomal protein L17, producing MRHRKSGRHLSRTSSHRKAMFQNMAVSLFEHELIKTTLPKAKELRRVAEPLITLAKTDSLANRRLAFDRTRSKAIVGKLFNDLGKRYATREGGYLRILKCGFRTGDNAPMAYVELVDRPAGGEAVSAE from the coding sequence ATGCGTCATCGTAAAAGTGGTCGTCACCTGAGCCGCACTAGCTCGCACCGCAAGGCCATGTTTCAAAACATGGCAGTGTCGCTGTTCGAGCACGAGCTGATCAAAACTACACTGCCGAAAGCTAAAGAACTGCGTCGCGTTGCTGAGCCGCTGATCACTTTGGCCAAGACAGACAGCCTGGCTAACCGCCGTCTGGCTTTCGACCGTACTCGTTCGAAAGCTATCGTTGGTAAGCTCTTCAACGACCTGGGCAAGCGTTACGCTACCCGTGAGGGTGGCTACCTGCGCATCCTCAAGTGCGGTTTCCGCACTGGCGACAACGCGCCTATGGCGTACGTCGAGTTGGTTGATCGTCCTGCCGGTGGTGAAGCTGTATCCGCTGAGTAA
- a CDS encoding catalase, translated as MSQNKTLTTASGAPVADNQNSRSAGPRGPLLLDDFHLIEKLAHFNRENIPERRVHAKGSGAYGTFTVTRDITQYTSAKLFESVGKQTPTFLRFSTVGGERGSADTERDPRGFALKFYTEEGNWDIVGNNTPVFFIRDPLKFPDFIHTQKRLPQSNLKSAQMMWDFWSHSPEALHQVTILFSDRGIPDGYRHMHGFGSHTYSLINAVGERHWVKWHYKTKQGIKNLAPADAARLAGTDPDYAQRDLFGAIERGDFPKWRVCIQVMTEAQAAAHYENPFDVTKTWSQKEFPLIEVGELELNRNPQNYFAEVEQAAFGPSNMVPGVGLSPDRMLQGRVFAYADAHRYRVGTNHQQLPVNAPRNQVNTYQRDGSMAFGSNGGAAPNYEPNSYVESPKQAPRYAEPALALSGAADRYDHREDTDYYSHAGALFRLMSDEQKILLINNIAGAMAGVSSDVVDRQLQHFFRADPAYGEAIAKALGVQLN; from the coding sequence ATGAGCCAAAACAAAACGCTTACGACCGCCAGTGGCGCTCCTGTCGCCGACAACCAGAATTCCCGCTCCGCCGGCCCTCGTGGTCCGCTGCTGCTCGACGATTTTCATCTGATCGAGAAGCTTGCCCACTTCAACCGTGAAAACATCCCTGAGCGTCGCGTACACGCCAAAGGTTCGGGCGCTTACGGCACGTTCACCGTCACTCGCGACATCACTCAATACACCAGCGCCAAGCTGTTCGAATCCGTTGGCAAGCAAACGCCTACCTTCTTGCGGTTTTCCACCGTAGGTGGTGAGCGCGGTTCGGCGGATACCGAGCGCGATCCTCGCGGCTTCGCTTTGAAGTTCTACACCGAAGAAGGCAACTGGGACATCGTTGGCAACAACACGCCAGTGTTCTTCATTCGCGACCCACTGAAATTCCCTGACTTTATCCACACCCAAAAGCGCCTGCCGCAAAGCAACCTGAAAAGCGCTCAGATGATGTGGGACTTCTGGTCGCACTCTCCAGAGGCGCTGCACCAGGTCACTATCCTGTTCTCGGACCGCGGCATCCCTGACGGCTACCGTCACATGCACGGCTTCGGCAGCCACACTTACAGCCTGATCAACGCCGTGGGCGAGCGTCACTGGGTGAAATGGCACTACAAGACCAAGCAAGGGATCAAGAACCTTGCGCCGGCAGACGCTGCCCGCCTGGCTGGTACCGACCCGGATTACGCCCAGCGGGATCTGTTCGGTGCGATCGAGCGCGGTGACTTCCCGAAATGGCGCGTGTGCATTCAGGTCATGACCGAAGCCCAGGCTGCGGCGCACTACGAGAACCCGTTCGACGTGACCAAAACCTGGTCGCAGAAAGAATTCCCGCTGATCGAAGTGGGCGAACTGGAGCTCAACCGCAATCCGCAGAACTATTTCGCTGAAGTGGAGCAAGCGGCATTCGGTCCGAGCAACATGGTCCCGGGTGTTGGTCTGTCGCCGGATCGCATGCTGCAAGGTCGTGTGTTCGCATACGCTGATGCACACCGCTACCGTGTCGGCACCAACCACCAGCAACTGCCGGTGAATGCCCCGCGCAATCAGGTCAATACCTACCAGCGCGACGGTTCGATGGCATTCGGCAGCAACGGTGGTGCTGCGCCGAACTACGAGCCAAACAGCTACGTGGAATCGCCGAAACAGGCGCCTCGTTATGCTGAACCTGCGTTGGCCCTGAGCGGTGCGGCGGATCGTTACGATCACCGCGAAGATACCGATTACTACAGCCACGCCGGTGCGCTGTTCCGCCTGATGAGTGACGAGCAGAAGATCCTGCTGATCAACAACATTGCCGGCGCGATGGCCGGGGTTTCCAGCGACGTCGTTGACCGTCAACTGCAGCACTTCTTCCGCGCTGACCCGGCGTACGGAGAAGCAATCGCAAAGGCGTTGGGCGTACAGCTTAACTAA
- the bfr gene encoding bacterioferritin, which yields MQGHPDVIDYLNTLLTGELAARDQYFIHSRMYEDWGFTELYERINHEMEEEAQHADALMRRILMLEGTPRMRPDDLDVGTTVPDMLAADLRLEYKVRAALCKGIELCELHKDYVSREILRIQLNDTEEDHTYWLEKQLGLIKLIGLENYLQSQF from the coding sequence ATGCAAGGCCACCCAGACGTAATCGATTACCTCAACACGTTGCTGACCGGCGAACTGGCGGCGCGTGATCAATATTTCATCCATTCGCGGATGTACGAGGACTGGGGTTTCACCGAGCTCTACGAACGTATCAACCACGAGATGGAAGAAGAAGCGCAGCACGCTGACGCCCTGATGCGTCGCATCCTGATGCTCGAAGGCACGCCACGCATGCGTCCGGACGACCTGGATGTGGGCACCACAGTGCCTGACATGCTCGCTGCCGACCTGCGACTGGAATACAAGGTCCGTGCCGCACTCTGCAAGGGCATCGAGCTCTGCGAGTTGCACAAGGACTACGTCAGCCGCGAGATTCTGCGCATTCAGCTGAACGATACCGAAGAAGATCACACCTACTGGCTGGAGAAGCAGTTGGGTCTGATCAAGTTGATCGGTCTGGAGAATTACCTGCAATCGCAGTTCTGA